In the genome of Hymenobacter cellulosivorans, one region contains:
- the rlmD gene encoding 23S rRNA (uracil(1939)-C(5))-methyltransferase RlmD, producing the protein MRKSKKYPAETLREIEITDMVAEGKCLVRHNNLVIFVTGVAPGDVVDLRITRAKKSFLEAVPTHFHKYSDLRVEPFCQHFGTCGGCKWQHLGYDTQLKFKQQQVQDNLQRIGKVALPELEPIQHSPALQYYRNKLEYTFSHNGWLTNEQIQAGEQIERRVLGFHTPARFDKIIDVQHCWLQPNPSNQIRLAIRNYALEHDLPFNNLVTQEGFLRNLIIRTANTGDLMVILQCYYAHEALFPLLDFVQEKFPEITSLNYVLNNKGNETFHDLDVVCYKGEPHIHEQMEDLRFRVGPKSFYQTNSEGAYNLYKLTREFAQLTGSELVYDLYTGAGTIANFVARQARHVVGVEYVESAVKDAYINSEINGVTNTEFYAGDMKDVLNAEFIQKHGRPDVVITDPPRAGMHPDVVARLLEMRAPRIVYVSCNPATQARDLEMLDEAYSVTRVRPVDMFPHTHHVENVVLLELK; encoded by the coding sequence GTGAGGAAATCGAAAAAATACCCGGCGGAAACGCTCCGCGAAATTGAAATCACCGACATGGTGGCCGAGGGCAAATGCCTGGTGCGGCACAACAACTTAGTCATCTTCGTGACGGGCGTGGCCCCCGGCGACGTGGTGGATTTGCGCATCACCCGCGCCAAAAAGAGCTTCCTGGAAGCCGTACCCACCCACTTCCATAAGTACTCCGACCTGCGCGTGGAGCCCTTCTGCCAGCACTTCGGCACCTGCGGGGGCTGCAAGTGGCAGCACCTGGGCTACGACACCCAGCTCAAGTTCAAGCAGCAGCAGGTGCAGGACAACCTGCAGCGCATCGGCAAGGTGGCCCTGCCCGAGTTGGAGCCCATTCAGCACTCCCCGGCCCTGCAGTACTACCGCAACAAGCTCGAATACACCTTCAGCCACAACGGCTGGCTAACCAACGAGCAGATTCAGGCCGGCGAGCAGATCGAGCGGCGGGTGCTGGGCTTCCACACCCCGGCCCGCTTCGACAAAATCATCGACGTGCAGCACTGCTGGCTGCAACCCAACCCCTCGAACCAGATCCGGCTGGCCATCCGCAACTACGCCCTGGAGCACGACTTGCCCTTCAACAACCTCGTAACCCAGGAAGGCTTCCTGCGCAACCTCATCATCCGCACGGCCAACACCGGCGACCTGATGGTGATTCTGCAGTGCTACTACGCCCACGAGGCCCTGTTCCCGCTGCTGGATTTCGTGCAGGAGAAGTTTCCCGAAATCACCTCGCTCAACTACGTGCTCAACAACAAGGGCAACGAAACCTTCCACGACCTGGACGTGGTCTGCTACAAGGGCGAGCCCCATATTCACGAGCAGATGGAGGATTTGCGCTTCCGGGTGGGGCCCAAGTCGTTCTACCAGACCAACTCCGAGGGGGCCTATAACCTGTATAAGCTCACCCGCGAGTTTGCCCAGCTCACCGGCTCCGAGCTGGTGTACGACCTCTACACCGGCGCCGGCACCATTGCCAACTTCGTAGCCCGCCAGGCCCGGCACGTGGTGGGCGTGGAGTACGTGGAGTCGGCGGTAAAAGACGCCTACATCAACTCCGAAATCAACGGCGTAACCAACACCGAGTTCTACGCCGGCGACATGAAGGACGTGCTCAACGCCGAGTTCATCCAGAAGCACGGCCGCCCCGACGTGGTCATCACCGACCCGCCCCGGGCCGGCATGCACCCCGACGTGGTAGCCCGCCTGCTCGAAATGCGCGCCCCCCGCATCGTCTACGTCAGCTGCAACCCCGCCACCCAGGCCCGGGACCTGGAAATGCTCGACGAGGCGTATTCGGTAACCCGCGTGCGGCCGGTGGACATGTTCCCCCACACCCACCACGTGGAAAATGTGGTGCTGCTAGAGTTGAAGTAA
- a CDS encoding T9SS type B sorting domain-containing protein has product MRTTLLRSFLLLLFLVGLAAAPAAASHLVGGEMNYKYLDANGSAATPFRYRITVLLYINWECTNSTDLSNVPDGRCNIFVNIYNKQNSSRINSGQAAQGFNCNQVTCAGRPAQVDNQPQGSFRLPRISNPSITPPLPGGCTLPGGPPPPVRLCRYEAIVELPTSASGYYVVYTDGTRNRSINNLLQPDNQNQTIYVDMAPALLPNNSPTFSDTAVVVICQGDTSIVVNNAVDLDGDRLIYSFSTPYNITGAIGGPPTTTFTPPPPSVTYISGYSATAPFGPGAGNYAFLNASNGLSRYATAQQGRFVVAVEVKEFRRINGNEVLIGSTRREIQLVSRTCQPNQAPQFTAATLANKVFTIEEGETLNFTLAATDPDGNPINLKVNSVLLDGAGAFDASFNGNQGVVQPGNPTGSATVTGNGGSVSGLFSFNSRCGNSRSTLYDVVVTATDQACGAKSVADVFQIRVNRAAGPTGIEGDITICDQGQASTYTASGPTPASYLWKVRGGAIQGSNSGRSVQVRWNTTGAGRITLQGVSALGCATDSVFRQVDIRPGSALAVTPTSAAICPGSSTTLTASGASSYTWTGGNQSATGPTITVAPTQTTTYTVTSTDGVCTTARQVTVTVNPAAVANAGADVAACSGEAKTLGSAALTGYTYQWSPATGLSSATAAQPTFQLPNTGTTAQQLTYTLTATTAQGCTATDVVVVTLNPAAVANAGTNKTICSGGSAVLGSAADGLSGRTYQWSPVTGLDNPTSLSPTVTLTNTGTAPQTIRYTLTVTTNQLCSTSAFVDVTVNPAAVANAGADVAACSGEAKTLGSAALTGYTYQWSPATGLSTTTAAQPTFQLPNPGTTAQQLTYTLTATTAEGCTATDVVVVTLNPAAVADAGTNKTFCSGGSAILGNAASAVAGSTYLWSPATGLSSTSAVAPTVTLTNTTSAPITTTYTLRVTTNQGCTDTKTVTVTVNPAAVANAGADVAACSGEAKTLGSAALTGYTYQWNPATGLSSATAAQPTFQLPNTGTTAQQLTYTLTATTAQGCTATDIVVVTLNPAAVANAGADAARCDGQKVTLGTPALAGYTYQWAPATGLSNAAAARPELTAVNTTQSPITLTYTVTATTAAGCTQTDQVVVTVNPRPLIDNIRGAASVCPTIQGVVYSIQNPRSTEYRWTVVGGTITSGDGTASITVNWGAANANASVRAFARNQFQCDSDPVTFPVVINQRLDTETPQGPTSVCLADGPYTYSVAPTTGSIYAWQITGGTQISTGPGTVQVQWNGPGTGTITVTETSNPQGGPITCFGQSQALSVTILPSPAANLAIAGPDRFCLSGTFTLPGAPTSSYVFTVDGAPVVSPNNTVTISVSPPGTYTLTAQETNTSGCAGPIYTKQFIVDPLPVAKAITGPTSICPGPTGFADQQYSVPNSPGSTFNWVVTDGSIVSGNGTNTVTVRFPAGSQARTIALTEVSSFGCEGPRTTLTVRPDNVSIALRSASVLPGDRSVSLSLAVPNNAGNANQIRVLRRDAGSAGAFTTVSTAVPNTSTGFTDPSADADARAYDYRVELLNNCGALLASQEHTTIFTTATATEGSKDGRQEGRVKVSWTAYKGFAVKEYQLLRAAGTGAAQVVATVPGTTLEYEFPSSSAGFDQCFRVLAVSADNSAALTSSSNDACVNFTNDLVFYNVITPNNDGVNDAFFVRNLGLYAGYSMSFFNRWGKEVYKSTSYTNDWKAEQQPAGVYYYLLKLENGKSYKGWFEVVK; this is encoded by the coding sequence ATGCGAACAACTTTACTACGCAGCTTCCTACTACTGCTTTTTCTGGTCGGGCTGGCCGCGGCCCCGGCGGCGGCATCCCACCTGGTGGGCGGGGAAATGAATTATAAATATCTGGATGCCAATGGCTCGGCGGCCACGCCCTTCCGCTACCGGATTACGGTGCTGCTCTATATCAACTGGGAGTGTACCAACTCGACGGACCTTTCCAACGTGCCGGACGGGCGTTGCAATATCTTCGTCAACATCTATAACAAGCAGAACAGCAGCCGCATCAACAGCGGGCAGGCCGCGCAGGGCTTCAACTGCAACCAGGTGACCTGCGCCGGCCGGCCCGCCCAGGTCGATAACCAGCCCCAGGGCTCGTTCCGGCTGCCGCGCATCTCAAACCCCTCCATTACCCCTCCCCTACCCGGGGGCTGCACCCTGCCCGGCGGCCCGCCGCCGCCCGTGCGCCTGTGCCGCTACGAAGCCATTGTGGAACTGCCCACGTCCGCCAGCGGCTACTACGTGGTGTATACTGATGGCACGCGCAACCGCTCCATCAACAACCTGCTGCAGCCCGACAACCAGAACCAGACCATTTACGTGGACATGGCGCCCGCGCTGCTGCCCAACAACTCGCCGACTTTCTCGGATACGGCCGTGGTGGTTATCTGCCAGGGAGACACCAGCATTGTGGTCAACAACGCGGTAGACCTGGATGGGGACCGGCTCATTTACAGCTTTAGCACGCCCTACAACATTACGGGTGCCATCGGCGGGCCACCTACTACCACTTTTACCCCTCCACCACCCAGCGTGACCTACATTTCGGGCTATTCGGCCACGGCGCCGTTTGGACCTGGGGCGGGCAATTACGCCTTTCTCAACGCCAGCAACGGCCTGAGCCGCTACGCCACTGCCCAGCAGGGCCGTTTCGTGGTGGCCGTCGAAGTCAAGGAATTCCGCCGAATCAACGGCAACGAGGTGTTGATTGGCTCTACCAGGCGCGAAATCCAGCTGGTTTCCCGAACCTGCCAACCCAACCAGGCCCCGCAGTTTACGGCGGCCACGCTGGCCAACAAGGTCTTTACCATTGAGGAAGGCGAAACCCTGAACTTTACCCTGGCCGCCACCGACCCCGATGGCAACCCCATCAACCTGAAAGTAAACAGCGTGCTGCTGGACGGCGCCGGGGCCTTCGACGCTAGCTTTAACGGGAACCAGGGCGTAGTGCAACCGGGTAACCCTACCGGCAGCGCGACGGTGACGGGCAACGGCGGCAGCGTCAGCGGCCTGTTCAGCTTCAACTCCCGCTGCGGCAACAGCCGGAGTACGCTCTACGACGTGGTGGTGACGGCCACCGACCAGGCCTGCGGAGCCAAAAGCGTGGCCGACGTTTTTCAGATTCGGGTAAACCGCGCCGCCGGCCCTACCGGCATTGAGGGCGACATCACCATTTGTGACCAAGGCCAGGCCAGTACCTATACCGCTTCGGGGCCCACGCCGGCTTCCTACCTGTGGAAAGTGCGGGGCGGCGCTATTCAGGGTTCCAACTCCGGCCGCTCGGTGCAGGTGCGCTGGAATACCACCGGCGCCGGCCGGATTACCCTGCAAGGCGTTTCGGCCCTGGGCTGCGCCACCGACTCGGTGTTCCGGCAAGTCGACATCCGGCCGGGCAGCGCCCTGGCCGTGACGCCCACCAGCGCCGCTATCTGCCCGGGCTCCTCGACTACGCTAACGGCCAGCGGCGCCTCTTCCTATACCTGGACCGGCGGCAACCAGTCCGCTACCGGGCCTACCATCACCGTGGCGCCCACCCAAACCACGACCTACACCGTGACCAGCACCGACGGCGTGTGTACCACCGCGCGGCAGGTAACGGTGACGGTAAACCCAGCGGCGGTGGCCAACGCCGGCGCCGACGTGGCCGCTTGCTCGGGCGAGGCCAAGACGCTGGGCTCGGCGGCCTTGACGGGCTATACCTACCAGTGGAGCCCGGCTACCGGGCTAAGCAGCGCTACCGCCGCCCAGCCCACATTTCAACTCCCCAACACTGGTACTACGGCCCAGCAGCTGACCTATACCCTCACCGCCACTACGGCCCAGGGCTGCACCGCTACCGACGTGGTAGTCGTGACCTTGAATCCGGCGGCCGTGGCCAATGCGGGCACCAACAAAACCATCTGCTCGGGCGGCTCGGCGGTGCTTGGGTCCGCGGCCGACGGTTTGTCGGGCCGGACCTACCAGTGGAGTCCGGTTACCGGGCTGGACAACCCAACTTCTTTGTCGCCCACGGTTACGCTAACCAACACCGGAACTGCACCGCAGACTATACGCTACACCCTGACGGTTACGACCAATCAGCTGTGCTCAACCTCGGCTTTTGTGGATGTGACGGTAAACCCGGCGGCCGTGGCCAACGCCGGCGCCGACGTGGCCGCTTGCTCGGGCGAGGCCAAGACGCTGGGCTCGGCGGCCTTGACGGGCTATACTTACCAGTGGAGCCCGGCTACCGGCCTAAGCACCACTACCGCCGCCCAGCCTACATTCCAACTCCCCAACCCCGGCACCACGGCCCAGCAGCTGACCTATACGCTCACCGCTACCACGGCCGAAGGCTGCACGGCCACCGATGTGGTAGTGGTAACGCTGAACCCGGCGGCCGTAGCTGACGCCGGTACCAACAAAACCTTCTGCTCGGGCGGCTCGGCAATACTCGGCAATGCGGCCAGCGCCGTCGCTGGCAGCACGTATCTGTGGAGCCCGGCCACCGGCCTGAGTAGCACCTCGGCCGTGGCGCCCACTGTCACGCTGACCAACACGACTTCGGCTCCTATTACCACGACCTACACCCTGCGCGTGACCACCAACCAGGGTTGTACCGATACCAAAACCGTAACGGTGACGGTAAACCCGGCAGCCGTGGCCAACGCCGGTGCCGACGTGGCCGCTTGCTCGGGCGAGGCCAAGACGCTGGGCTCGGCGGCCTTGACGGGCTATACCTACCAGTGGAACCCGGCTACCGGGCTAAGCAGCGCTACCGCCGCCCAGCCCACATTTCAACTCCCCAACACTGGTACTACGGCCCAGCAGCTGACCTATACCCTCACCGCTACCACGGCCCAGGGCTGCACCGCTACCGACATAGTAGTTGTGACTCTGAATCCGGCCGCCGTGGCCAATGCCGGTGCTGATGCCGCACGCTGCGACGGGCAGAAAGTAACGCTGGGCACCCCGGCGCTGGCGGGCTATACCTACCAGTGGGCCCCGGCTACCGGCCTGAGCAATGCCGCAGCGGCCCGCCCCGAGCTGACGGCCGTCAATACAACCCAGAGCCCGATTACCCTGACCTACACCGTCACGGCTACGACGGCGGCCGGCTGCACCCAGACCGACCAGGTAGTGGTAACCGTTAATCCCCGCCCGCTCATCGACAACATCCGGGGCGCGGCCTCCGTCTGCCCTACCATTCAGGGCGTGGTGTATAGCATCCAGAACCCACGCAGCACCGAGTACCGCTGGACCGTGGTGGGCGGCACTATCACCAGCGGCGACGGGACGGCCAGCATTACCGTCAACTGGGGCGCGGCCAACGCCAATGCCAGCGTGCGGGCCTTTGCCCGCAACCAGTTTCAGTGCGACTCCGACCCGGTGACCTTCCCGGTGGTTATCAATCAGCGCCTGGATACTGAAACGCCCCAGGGCCCCACCAGCGTGTGCTTAGCTGACGGCCCGTACACCTACTCGGTGGCTCCTACCACGGGCTCTATCTACGCCTGGCAGATTACCGGGGGCACCCAGATCAGCACCGGCCCCGGCACGGTGCAGGTGCAGTGGAACGGTCCGGGTACCGGCACTATCACAGTAACAGAAACCAGCAACCCCCAGGGCGGCCCCATCACCTGCTTCGGTCAGAGCCAGGCTCTAAGCGTGACCATTCTGCCTTCGCCCGCCGCCAACCTGGCTATTGCCGGCCCCGACCGTTTCTGTTTGAGCGGCACCTTCACGCTGCCGGGGGCGCCTACTTCCTCCTATGTCTTTACCGTGGATGGGGCACCAGTAGTCAGCCCCAACAACACGGTAACTATTTCTGTGAGCCCGCCCGGCACGTATACTCTCACGGCTCAGGAAACCAATACCAGCGGCTGCGCCGGCCCCATTTACACCAAGCAGTTCATTGTCGACCCGCTGCCCGTAGCCAAAGCCATTACCGGCCCCACCAGCATCTGCCCCGGCCCCACGGGCTTTGCCGATCAGCAGTACTCGGTGCCAAATTCGCCGGGCTCGACCTTCAACTGGGTTGTAACCGACGGCAGCATCGTGAGCGGCAACGGCACCAACACGGTTACCGTCCGCTTCCCGGCTGGCAGCCAGGCCCGCACCATCGCCCTGACTGAAGTCAGCAGCTTCGGCTGCGAAGGGCCCCGCACGACGCTCACCGTGCGCCCTGATAACGTGAGCATCGCCCTGCGCTCGGCTTCGGTATTGCCCGGCGACCGGTCCGTGAGCCTGAGCTTGGCCGTGCCCAACAACGCGGGCAACGCCAACCAGATCCGGGTGCTGCGGCGCGACGCCGGCTCCGCCGGGGCCTTTACCACGGTAAGCACGGCGGTTCCCAATACTTCCACCGGCTTCACCGACCCCAGCGCCGACGCCGACGCCCGGGCCTACGACTACCGCGTGGAACTGCTCAACAACTGCGGCGCCCTGCTGGCCAGTCAGGAGCACACCACCATCTTCACGACCGCCACCGCTACCGAGGGCAGTAAGGACGGCCGCCAGGAAGGCCGCGTGAAGGTGAGCTGGACAGCCTACAAGGGCTTCGCGGTTAAGGAATACCAGCTGCTGCGTGCCGCCGGTACCGGCGCTGCCCAAGTGGTAGCCACCGTACCGGGCACTACGCTGGAATATGAATTCCCCAGCAGCTCGGCCGGCTTCGACCAGTGCTTCCGGGTACTGGCCGTGAGTGCCGACAACTCGGCCGCCCTGACGTCCTCCTCCAACGATGCCTGCGTCAACTTCACCAACGACCTGGTATTCTACAACGTCATTACTCCCAACAATGATGGTGTGAACGATGCCTTCTTCGTGCGCAACCTGGGCCTGTACGCGGGCTACTCGATGAGCTTTTTCAACCGCTGGGGTAAGGAAGTGTACAAGTCCACGAGCTACACCAACGACTGGAAGGCCGAGCAGCAGCCCGCCGGCGTGTACTACTACCTGCTTAAGCTGGAAAACGGCAAGTCGTACAAGGGCTGGTTTGAGGTGGTCAAGTAA
- a CDS encoding LysR family transcriptional regulator, whose protein sequence is MNLDQIRYFLLLADKQHFWQTAEQLELSQSALSRHIQRLEAELGFSLFERTPRQVRLTAAGQLLRTEWGRLLGELDAVHRHARQVSTGEVGSLRIGHIGAAAYGWLPRLLARFTAQYPLVQLDLLEVSATESEHPLLTYQVDVGFWREPATNPALVSEPVFAEQLALVVPQQHWARAETFTSLAALREEFFVLPALTGPSAYVRTLRELFDQYGFQPRGTVTSDFGSTMLHLVAAGLGVSVLPLSYASSPLPGLRFIELPHQSAVYSVWRRADGSAVLRHLLAQARALALE, encoded by the coding sequence ATGAACCTGGACCAGATACGCTACTTTTTACTCCTGGCCGACAAGCAGCATTTCTGGCAGACCGCCGAGCAGCTTGAGCTTAGTCAGTCGGCGTTGAGCCGGCATATTCAGCGTCTGGAGGCAGAGCTGGGCTTCAGTCTGTTTGAGCGCACCCCGCGGCAGGTGCGTCTCACGGCAGCTGGGCAGCTGCTGCGCACCGAGTGGGGGCGCTTGCTCGGGGAGCTCGACGCCGTGCACCGCCACGCCCGGCAGGTCAGCACCGGGGAGGTGGGCAGTCTGCGCATTGGTCATATTGGGGCGGCAGCTTACGGGTGGCTGCCGCGGCTGCTGGCCCGCTTCACGGCACAGTACCCCTTGGTTCAGCTCGACTTGCTCGAAGTCAGCGCCACCGAGTCGGAGCACCCGCTGCTAACGTATCAGGTCGACGTGGGCTTCTGGCGCGAGCCGGCTACCAATCCTGCCCTCGTCTCGGAGCCCGTTTTTGCCGAGCAGCTGGCCTTAGTAGTGCCCCAGCAGCACTGGGCGCGGGCCGAAACGTTTACGTCCCTAGCCGCCCTGCGCGAGGAGTTCTTCGTGCTGCCGGCGCTAACGGGCCCCTCAGCCTACGTCCGGACGCTGCGGGAGCTGTTTGACCAGTACGGGTTTCAGCCCCGGGGCACCGTCACGTCCGACTTTGGCTCCACGATGCTGCACTTGGTGGCGGCCGGCTTGGGCGTTTCGGTGCTGCCGCTGTCGTACGCCAGCAGCCCGCTGCCGGGGTTGCGCTTTATCGAGCTACCTCATCAGTCGGCTGTGTATTCGGTGTGGCGGCGCGCAGACGGCTCCGCCGTGCTTAGGCACCTGCTGGCTCAGGCCCGGGCCTTGGCGCTGGAATAG
- a CDS encoding ketopantoate reductase family protein, whose product MTFQQKTTELAVVGLGGVGGYFGFKLAQHYAASAAARVTFVARGATFAAVQARGLMLLSPEHPDAVAHPARVVETVAELGAVDLLLLCVKEYDLEALCRQLQTALPTGAVILPLMNGVDIYDRIRCPLPQAIVLPACVYVASHLHDVGVVEHRGNPGRIIVGQDPQHPGLDPRPLLRILTGAGINLEYQADAFPAIWIKFFFIASFGLVSARYNRSIGQVLEDPALRARAQSLMLEIQAIAQAKGIALPADLIEQTFQKAATFPYHTPTSLQLDVQSGKSRTELELFAGAILTYGESLGLSVSETRQIYQEIQALDIPGQQQAQAEQERP is encoded by the coding sequence ATGACCTTTCAGCAGAAAACAACCGAACTCGCCGTCGTCGGGCTCGGTGGAGTCGGCGGCTATTTTGGCTTTAAGCTGGCCCAGCATTACGCTGCCTCGGCTGCCGCTCGTGTCACGTTCGTGGCCCGGGGCGCCACCTTTGCCGCCGTGCAGGCGCGGGGCCTGATGCTGCTTTCCCCCGAGCATCCGGATGCTGTGGCCCACCCGGCGCGGGTGGTCGAAACCGTGGCCGAATTGGGCGCTGTGGATTTGCTGCTCTTGTGCGTAAAGGAGTACGACCTGGAGGCGTTGTGCCGGCAGCTGCAAACGGCCCTGCCCACCGGGGCAGTAATTCTGCCCCTGATGAATGGAGTCGACATTTATGACCGGATTCGTTGCCCCCTGCCGCAGGCTATTGTTTTGCCCGCCTGCGTGTACGTGGCTTCCCACCTGCACGACGTCGGCGTGGTAGAGCACCGCGGCAACCCGGGCCGTATCATCGTGGGCCAAGACCCCCAGCACCCCGGCCTTGACCCCCGGCCGCTGCTGCGGATTCTGACCGGGGCCGGCATCAACCTGGAGTACCAGGCCGATGCCTTCCCGGCCATCTGGATCAAGTTCTTCTTTATTGCCAGCTTTGGGCTGGTGTCGGCCCGCTACAACCGCTCGATTGGACAAGTTCTTGAAGATCCGGCCCTGCGCGCCCGGGCCCAAAGTCTGATGCTGGAAATCCAGGCCATTGCCCAGGCCAAAGGCATTGCTCTGCCCGCGGACCTCATCGAGCAAACTTTTCAAAAAGCTGCCACCTTTCCCTACCATACCCCCACTTCCCTGCAGCTAGATGTACAGTCGGGCAAGTCCCGCACGGAGTTGGAGCTGTTTGCCGGGGCCATTCTTACCTATGGAGAGTCCCTGGGGCTATCCGTGTCGGAAACCCGGCAGATATACCAGGAGATTCAGGCTTTGGACATACCTGGCCAACAGCAAGCCCAAGCAGAACAGGAGAGGCCATAA